A genomic region of Mesorhizobium sp. NZP2077 contains the following coding sequences:
- a CDS encoding HAD-IA family hydrolase yields MTPELVIFDCDGVLVDSEALSVSALLGMIEFAGGSISEDAAYEHFLGKSMKSVREILGRDFGLEITDQHLTAMRVDLMRKFREELKPIPGVKEMLPKLGLPLCVASSGTLERIRYALDVTGLLGLMEPHLFSAAMVAKGKPAPDLFLHAAATMRAHPRKCLVIEDSPAGVAAARAAGMRVFAFTGGSHAGNPALKARLASTEPDFIFADMLQLPDLIAGLGARVRAS; encoded by the coding sequence ATGACGCCTGAACTGGTCATCTTCGACTGCGATGGCGTGCTGGTCGACAGTGAAGCGCTCTCCGTCTCGGCGCTGCTCGGCATGATCGAATTTGCCGGCGGCAGCATCAGTGAGGACGCCGCCTACGAGCATTTCCTCGGCAAGAGCATGAAAAGCGTGCGCGAGATCCTCGGCCGCGACTTCGGCCTGGAGATCACCGATCAGCATCTGACCGCCATGCGCGTCGACCTGATGCGAAAGTTCCGTGAGGAGCTGAAGCCTATTCCCGGCGTCAAGGAGATGTTGCCGAAGCTCGGCCTGCCGTTATGCGTCGCCTCCTCGGGCACGCTGGAACGCATCCGCTATGCGCTCGATGTCACCGGCCTGCTGGGGCTGATGGAGCCGCATCTGTTCAGTGCCGCCATGGTCGCAAAGGGAAAGCCGGCGCCCGACCTTTTCCTCCACGCCGCCGCCACCATGCGGGCGCATCCGCGCAAATGCCTCGTCATCGAGGACAGTCCGGCCGGCGTCGCGGCGGCGCGCGCGGCAGGCATGCGCGTCTTTGCCTTCACCGGCGGCTCGCATGCCGGCAACCCCGCACTGAAAGCGCGGCTTGCGTCGACCGAACCGGACTTTATATTCGCTGACATGCTGCAATTGCCCGATCTGATTGCAGGCCTGGGAGCGAGAGTTAGAGCATCTTGA
- a CDS encoding FGGY-family carbohydrate kinase, which yields MTKQFVCAVDVGTGSARAGILDASGSLLGRADRPIAMNQPRPDHAEHDSRDIWSAVCIAVRAAREKAGVAAQDIVGISFDATCSLVVRDRQGDQLSVSTTGDKRWDTIVWLDHRAIAEADECTASSHEVLNYIGGVMSPEMATPKLMWLKRNLPKTWNEAGYLFDLTDFLTWQATGSLARSQCTLTAKWTYLAHEDTAWQRDFFEIVGLDDLFEHGNLPERASPVGADIGPLTAQAAAELGLTENCRVGAGVIDAYAGALGVLGGFAGDEQDIGRHLALIAGTSSCVMAMSPDPQPFAGVWGPYYGAALPKLWLSEGGQSATGALLDHIIRWHGAGGEPDAAMHAKIARRVAELRAAEGETLAARLHVLPDFHGNRSPLADPHAVGVVSGLTLDSSFDSLCKLYWRTAVGIALGVRHVLEALNENGYLIDTLHVTGGHTKNPLLMELYADATGCTVVEPLADEAVLLGTGMVAATAAGLFPDLNAACLAMQQGGKRRAANPAAGARFDRDYRIFLEMHRQRQALDAMR from the coding sequence TTGACGAAACAGTTTGTTTGCGCGGTCGATGTCGGCACCGGGAGCGCTCGCGCGGGCATTCTCGACGCCAGTGGCAGCTTGCTCGGCCGTGCCGATCGGCCGATCGCCATGAACCAGCCAAGGCCCGATCACGCGGAGCATGATTCGCGCGATATCTGGTCGGCGGTCTGCATCGCCGTACGTGCCGCCCGTGAAAAAGCCGGCGTTGCGGCGCAAGATATTGTCGGCATCTCGTTTGATGCCACCTGTTCGCTGGTGGTGCGCGACCGCCAAGGCGACCAGCTCAGCGTTTCGACCACCGGCGACAAGCGCTGGGACACCATCGTCTGGCTCGACCACCGCGCCATTGCCGAAGCCGACGAATGCACGGCGAGCAGCCACGAGGTGCTTAACTACATCGGCGGCGTCATGTCGCCGGAGATGGCGACGCCGAAGCTGATGTGGCTGAAGCGTAACCTGCCCAAGACCTGGAATGAAGCCGGCTATCTTTTTGACCTGACCGATTTCCTGACCTGGCAGGCAACCGGCTCGCTGGCCCGCTCGCAATGCACGTTGACCGCCAAATGGACTTACCTCGCGCATGAAGATACCGCCTGGCAGCGCGATTTCTTCGAAATCGTCGGCCTCGATGACCTTTTTGAGCACGGCAATTTGCCGGAGCGCGCCAGTCCGGTCGGCGCCGACATTGGCCCGCTGACGGCGCAAGCGGCGGCGGAGCTCGGCCTGACGGAAAACTGCCGGGTCGGCGCCGGTGTCATCGATGCCTATGCCGGTGCGCTTGGCGTGCTTGGCGGCTTTGCCGGCGACGAGCAGGACATCGGCCGGCATCTGGCGTTGATCGCCGGAACGTCGAGCTGCGTCATGGCGATGTCGCCCGATCCGCAGCCTTTTGCCGGGGTCTGGGGACCCTATTATGGCGCGGCGCTGCCGAAGCTGTGGCTGTCGGAAGGCGGCCAATCGGCCACCGGCGCCCTGCTCGACCACATCATCCGCTGGCACGGCGCCGGCGGCGAACCGGACGCCGCCATGCATGCCAAAATCGCCAGGCGTGTCGCCGAACTGCGCGCTGCCGAAGGGGAAACCCTTGCCGCACGCCTGCATGTGCTGCCTGACTTTCACGGCAACCGCTCACCGCTTGCCGACCCGCATGCCGTCGGCGTTGTCAGCGGGCTGACGCTGGATTCCTCCTTCGACAGCCTGTGCAAGCTCTATTGGCGCACCGCCGTTGGCATCGCGCTCGGCGTGCGCCATGTGCTGGAGGCGCTGAACGAGAATGGTTACCTGATCGATACGCTGCATGTCACCGGCGGCCACACCAAGAACCCGCTGCTGATGGAGCTCTATGCCGACGCCACGGGCTGCACGGTGGTCGAGCCGCTGGCCGACGAGGCGGTGCTGCTCGGCACCGGCATGGTGGCGGCGACCGCCGCCGGGTTGTTCCCCGACCTCAACGCCGCCTGCCTTGCCATGCAGCAGGGCGGCAAGAGGCGCGCCGCCAACCCGGCCGCCGGCGCCCGCTTTGATCGCGATTACCGGATATTCCTCGAGATGCACAGGCAGCGGCAGGCGCTCGACGCGATGCGCTAG
- the ugpC gene encoding sn-glycerol-3-phosphate ABC transporter ATP-binding protein UgpC has protein sequence MSAIVCSHVDKAYGATTVIRDLNLSIEEHEFVVFLGPSGCGKSTLLRMLAGLEDISGGEVSIGGKVVNDLDPGDRGIAMVFQNYALYPHMTIFDNIAFGLRRQKVPAVEIKKRVEAVSGTLGLEPYLGRKPAELSGGQQQRVAIARAMIKTPKVFLFDEPLSNLDAKLRNHMRVEIARLHQSLKTTTVYVTHDQLEAMTLADRIVLLKDGVIEQIGSPAEIYRRPGNMFVAGFIGTPNMNFVEVTVSRAGKGWTLTGAGTVLSIDGSGFHLEAGYRAVLGIRPPDLKTAGAGTAGILQGTADLIEFHGNDALVTFGSGGKEVSALVPARECPVLNAPVRYTFEEESIHLFDATSGASLRKQ, from the coding sequence ATGTCCGCGATCGTTTGCTCCCATGTCGACAAGGCCTATGGCGCCACCACGGTCATCCGCGACCTCAACCTCTCAATCGAGGAGCACGAATTCGTCGTGTTCCTCGGCCCGTCCGGTTGCGGCAAGTCGACCTTGCTGCGCATGCTGGCGGGGCTGGAGGATATCAGTGGCGGCGAGGTCTCGATCGGCGGCAAGGTGGTCAACGATCTCGATCCGGGCGACCGCGGCATCGCCATGGTGTTCCAGAACTACGCGCTCTATCCGCACATGACGATCTTCGACAACATCGCCTTCGGGCTGCGGCGCCAGAAGGTGCCGGCGGTGGAGATAAAGAAGCGGGTCGAAGCGGTGTCGGGGACGCTCGGGCTGGAGCCCTATCTCGGCCGCAAGCCGGCGGAGCTGTCCGGCGGCCAGCAGCAGCGCGTGGCGATCGCCCGGGCGATGATCAAGACGCCCAAAGTGTTCCTGTTCGACGAGCCGTTGTCCAATCTCGACGCCAAGCTGCGCAACCATATGCGCGTCGAGATCGCGCGGCTGCACCAGTCGCTGAAGACCACCACCGTCTACGTCACGCATGACCAGCTGGAGGCGATGACGCTGGCCGATCGCATCGTGCTGCTAAAGGACGGCGTCATCGAGCAGATCGGCTCGCCGGCGGAAATCTACCGTCGGCCCGGCAACATGTTCGTGGCCGGCTTCATCGGCACGCCGAACATGAACTTCGTCGAGGTCACGGTCAGTCGGGCCGGCAAAGGCTGGACACTGACCGGCGCCGGAACGGTGCTTTCGATAGACGGCTCCGGCTTTCATCTCGAGGCAGGCTATCGCGCCGTGCTGGGCATCCGGCCTCCGGACCTGAAGACGGCCGGTGCCGGCACCGCCGGCATATTGCAAGGCACTGCCGATCTCATCGAATTCCACGGCAATGATGCGCTGGTGACATTCGGCTCCGGCGGCAAGGAGGTCAGTGCGCTGGTTCCGGCGCGCGAATGCCCGGTGCTGAATGCCCCCGTCCGTTACACCTTCGAGGAGGAAAGCATCCACCTTTTCGACGCGACGTCGGGCGCGTCGCTGCGCAAGCAATAG
- a CDS encoding NAD(P)-dependent alcohol dehydrogenase, with protein MRALVLEKKGELSLREIALPLDVGPDDVKIAIHTVGVCGSDVHYYTHGAIGSYVVRAPMVLGHEAAGTVIETGANVEAFKVGDRVCMEPGVPNLSSRATKLGIYNVDPDVSFWATPPVHGVLAPYAVHPAAFTYKLPDNVSFAEGAMVEPFAIGMQAASRARIVPGDVAVVVGCGPIGIMIALAALAGGCSKVLISDFSAPKLKIAAQYAGIVPVNIGEQSLADAVAAATDNWGADIVFEASGSPKAFANLFDVVRPGGAVVLVGLPVEPVVLNVPAAISKEVRIETVFRYANIFDRALQLIASGKVDLKPLITGTYDFSDSIKAFERAAEGKPEDVKLQILLTGEKG; from the coding sequence ATGCGGGCATTGGTGCTTGAGAAAAAAGGCGAACTGTCGCTGCGCGAGATTGCGTTGCCGCTCGACGTCGGGCCGGACGATGTCAAGATCGCCATCCACACGGTCGGCGTCTGCGGCAGCGACGTGCACTATTACACGCATGGTGCCATCGGCAGCTATGTCGTGCGCGCGCCGATGGTGCTCGGCCACGAAGCCGCGGGAACGGTGATCGAGACCGGCGCCAATGTCGAGGCGTTCAAGGTCGGTGACCGAGTCTGCATGGAACCTGGCGTGCCGAACCTGTCGTCGCGCGCGACAAAGCTCGGCATTTACAATGTCGACCCCGACGTCAGCTTCTGGGCGACGCCGCCGGTGCATGGCGTGCTCGCGCCCTACGCCGTGCATCCGGCCGCCTTCACCTACAAACTGCCGGACAATGTCTCGTTCGCCGAAGGCGCCATGGTCGAGCCCTTCGCCATCGGCATGCAGGCGGCAAGCCGCGCGCGCATCGTTCCGGGCGATGTCGCCGTCGTCGTCGGCTGCGGCCCGATCGGCATCATGATCGCGCTTGCCGCCCTTGCCGGCGGCTGTTCGAAAGTGTTGATCTCCGATTTTTCCGCGCCCAAGCTCAAGATCGCCGCGCAGTATGCCGGCATCGTGCCGGTCAATATCGGCGAGCAGTCACTGGCCGATGCAGTCGCTGCCGCGACCGACAATTGGGGTGCCGACATCGTCTTCGAGGCCAGCGGCAGCCCAAAGGCCTTCGCCAATCTGTTCGATGTCGTGCGGCCGGGTGGCGCGGTGGTGCTGGTCGGGCTGCCGGTGGAGCCGGTGGTCCTCAACGTGCCGGCGGCAATCTCGAAGGAGGTGCGCATCGAGACGGTGTTCCGCTACGCCAACATCTTCGACCGTGCCTTGCAGCTCATCGCCTCCGGCAAGGTCGATCTCAAGCCGCTGATCACCGGCACCTATGATTTCTCCGACAGCATCAAGGCATTCGAGCGGGCTGCCGAAGGCAAGCCGGAAGACGTCAAGCTGCAGATCCTGCTGACCGGCGAGAAGGGCTGA
- a CDS encoding carbohydrate ABC transporter permease produces MRPGRLIGRIVLAFAGFMAVFPLLWTALNALKNNVDIITRVPRLVFTPTLANISYIIGRDSVLTGLYNSVVACGSAVLIGVVLGLPAAYAVARYPNRWAGDIQFFVLSLRFLPPVAVAIPLMVIWLQVGLYDTLPALIITYSLLTISVIMWLAIPAFQSVPKEIEEAAFVDGYGAYSVFWRIALPVAARSLAGAVAFSFVLVWNEFLIALMLSSSNAKTLPIVASELSQQGMNVPWGILNASVVLLSLPPLLFLGVLSGFLNSVFRQKKT; encoded by the coding sequence ATGAGGCCGGGGCGTCTGATCGGCAGGATCGTGCTGGCATTTGCCGGCTTCATGGCGGTGTTTCCGCTGCTGTGGACGGCGCTCAATGCGCTGAAGAACAATGTCGACATCATCACCCGCGTGCCGCGCCTGGTGTTCACGCCGACACTGGCCAACATCAGCTATATTATCGGCCGCGACAGCGTGCTCACCGGACTCTACAACTCGGTCGTCGCCTGCGGTTCGGCGGTGCTGATCGGCGTCGTGCTCGGCCTGCCTGCGGCTTACGCGGTGGCGCGCTATCCCAACCGCTGGGCCGGCGACATCCAGTTTTTCGTGCTGTCGCTGCGCTTCCTGCCGCCTGTGGCGGTCGCCATTCCGCTGATGGTGATCTGGCTGCAGGTCGGCCTCTACGACACTTTGCCGGCGCTGATCATCACCTATTCACTGCTCACCATCTCGGTGATCATGTGGCTCGCCATCCCCGCCTTCCAAAGCGTGCCGAAGGAGATCGAGGAAGCCGCCTTCGTCGATGGCTACGGCGCCTATTCGGTGTTCTGGCGGATCGCGCTGCCCGTCGCCGCCCGCTCCCTGGCAGGGGCGGTTGCCTTCAGCTTCGTCCTGGTCTGGAACGAGTTCCTGATCGCGCTGATGCTGTCGAGTTCCAACGCCAAGACCTTGCCGATCGTTGCCTCGGAACTCTCCCAGCAAGGCATGAACGTGCCCTGGGGGATCCTGAATGCCTCGGTCGTGCTGCTGTCGCTGCCGCCGCTGCTGTTCCTCGGTGTGCTCAGCGGCTTCCTGAATTCCGTTTTCCGGCAAAAAAAGACTTGA
- a CDS encoding sugar ABC transporter permease: protein MARRTSLPVTFVVPTIAILLVLSMVPTLYAIVIALQNRELSTPDYSWVWLSNFVDLFLDRRFLNAVWVSVKWEIVTVVATMVVAVGLGVLMFEVASPRLRNVYCLLFIIPVLLPRVSAAFVWKFAYHPLYGIATYPYRLLTGGLIFDPLSKPATALFAVASVDVWQWGLFFAVIVLKLLETLPPQPIEAARLDHAKRWQIHAYVTLPMLKAPLISLMFVKMIESLRSFDLIYVMTRGGPGVATETLDMYAFSQGFIESGKVSYASAMAVLMMIATVITFTMLWKRVQA, encoded by the coding sequence ATGGCCCGACGCACGTCGCTCCCTGTCACCTTCGTCGTTCCGACCATCGCCATTCTTCTGGTGCTGTCGATGGTGCCGACGCTCTACGCCATTGTCATCGCCTTGCAGAATCGCGAGTTGAGCACGCCTGATTATTCCTGGGTCTGGCTGTCGAATTTCGTCGACCTGTTCCTCGACCGCCGCTTCCTCAACGCGGTCTGGGTGTCGGTGAAATGGGAGATCGTCACCGTGGTTGCGACCATGGTGGTGGCGGTCGGACTTGGCGTGCTGATGTTTGAGGTCGCCAGCCCACGCCTGCGCAATGTCTACTGCCTGCTGTTCATCATCCCGGTGCTTTTGCCGCGCGTCTCGGCGGCCTTCGTCTGGAAATTCGCCTATCACCCGCTCTACGGCATCGCCACCTACCCGTACCGGCTGCTGACCGGCGGGCTGATCTTCGACCCGCTGTCGAAGCCGGCGACGGCCTTGTTCGCCGTCGCGTCGGTCGATGTCTGGCAATGGGGGCTGTTCTTTGCCGTCATCGTGCTGAAGCTGCTCGAAACCCTGCCGCCGCAGCCGATCGAGGCGGCGCGGCTCGACCACGCCAAGCGCTGGCAGATCCACGCCTATGTCACCTTGCCGATGTTGAAGGCGCCGCTGATCAGCCTGATGTTCGTCAAGATGATCGAATCGCTGCGCTCCTTCGACCTGATCTATGTCATGACCCGCGGTGGACCGGGCGTGGCCACCGAAACGCTCGACATGTACGCCTTCTCGCAAGGCTTCATCGAGTCCGGCAAGGTCTCCTACGCCTCAGCCATGGCCGTGCTGATGATGATCGCCACCGTCATCACCTTCACCATGCTGTGGAAGCGGGTGCAGGCATGA
- a CDS encoding sugar ABC transporter substrate-binding protein: MKPVRLAASLGAAFVLSATVSTIALAQAPVCSAPVKVLAQPRDGLTLLEDSKAEFQKLAGASFQIDYLNENDRRAKSRADASTVGNYNVYYVDEANVALFASSKWIVPLTDYYPADYDYADFDPGRQKVATYDGKVWFAPLTGGGDLMVYRKDVLEAAGIQPPKTLDELIADVPKLTNADKGMYGIALRGARGSGANVWRWMPFFKAYGGKWFDGDKPAFNSEAAVKATETYLKLFKDSAPGTQTGSWDESTGAFLSGQVAILVESTPLSGMAVDPKTSQVVGKIGFLPPPAPLTGGGYGHGLAIASKANADDASKKCAGLFIAWATSKENEKRRLDAHQFGELNRTSILSSKEFADIYGADLGQALAETGKVTAVNFWQDPRWPDLGDRWGIILEELVTGTRTDVKGGLNELEAYATELTKKK, translated from the coding sequence AACCAGTTAGGCTCGCTGCCAGCCTCGGCGCAGCTTTCGTGCTTTCCGCTACAGTTTCAACCATCGCTCTGGCACAGGCGCCGGTCTGCTCGGCCCCGGTCAAGGTGCTGGCGCAGCCACGTGACGGCCTGACGCTTCTGGAGGACTCCAAGGCCGAGTTCCAGAAGCTTGCCGGGGCCAGCTTCCAGATCGATTATCTCAACGAGAACGACCGCCGGGCAAAATCGCGCGCCGATGCGTCCACCGTCGGCAACTACAATGTCTACTATGTCGACGAAGCCAACGTCGCTTTGTTCGCCTCGTCGAAATGGATCGTCCCGCTGACCGATTATTACCCGGCTGACTATGACTATGCCGACTTCGATCCCGGCCGCCAGAAGGTCGCGACCTATGACGGCAAGGTCTGGTTCGCGCCGCTGACCGGCGGCGGCGACCTGATGGTCTACCGCAAGGATGTGCTCGAGGCCGCCGGCATCCAGCCGCCGAAGACGCTGGACGAGCTGATCGCCGACGTGCCGAAACTCACCAATGCGGACAAGGGCATGTATGGCATCGCACTGCGCGGCGCACGCGGCTCGGGCGCCAATGTCTGGCGCTGGATGCCCTTCTTCAAGGCCTATGGCGGCAAGTGGTTCGACGGCGACAAACCGGCCTTCAATTCGGAAGCGGCGGTCAAGGCGACCGAGACCTATCTTAAGCTGTTCAAGGATTCGGCGCCCGGCACGCAGACCGGCAGCTGGGATGAATCGACGGGCGCCTTCCTGTCGGGCCAGGTCGCCATCCTCGTCGAATCGACGCCGCTGTCCGGCATGGCGGTCGACCCGAAGACCTCGCAAGTGGTCGGCAAGATCGGCTTCCTGCCACCGCCGGCGCCGCTCACCGGCGGCGGTTACGGCCATGGCCTCGCCATCGCGTCGAAAGCCAATGCCGACGACGCTTCGAAGAAATGCGCCGGCCTGTTCATCGCCTGGGCGACATCGAAGGAAAATGAGAAGCGCCGGCTCGACGCCCACCAGTTCGGTGAGCTGAACCGCACCAGCATCCTCTCCAGCAAGGAATTCGCCGACATCTATGGCGCCGATCTCGGCCAGGCGCTGGCCGAAACCGGCAAGGTCACGGCGGTGAACTTCTGGCAGGATCCGCGCTGGCCGGATCTCGGCGACCGCTGGGGCATCATCCTCGAGGAACTGGTCACCGGCACCCGCACCGACGTCAAGGGCGGCCTCAACGAGCTCGAGGCCTATGCGACAGAGCTGACGAAGAAGAAATAG